In Syngnathus scovelli strain Florida chromosome 10, RoL_Ssco_1.2, whole genome shotgun sequence, the following are encoded in one genomic region:
- the LOC125976259 gene encoding capping protein, Arp2/3 and myosin-I linker protein 3 isoform X3, translating to MAAREITVFGFASVNKDITDSIRKIIEKSTIKFICGIKLDTKSGKTEDRILVLATWRLYFLAPKIPAKVETTFNFLEIRALNSHPDHQVVIDTDKSTCCLRFESRDHLNHVVSHINYALSRIFNNSVFAPSICHSDSDLSEGSRKYSPSSETSVETQRACGGFSETYAALCDYNGISCKEEVQWDVDTIYHSQDNREFNLLDFSHLESRDLAVIVASVAYNTWFTKLYCKDLRLGSEVTEQVLHTVSKSSSLEEITLENVGLKSDFPQKMSTALSENPAAVIHSLNLAHNSLDNQGVASLIQQMCHLSKGLRLLNLSKTSLTSKGVVSLSMALNSSDEYSNSLLHLDLSKNPGVLSGDDASSLYLFLSHPNCLVHLDLSGTDCSVDSLFGALLRGCCADLSFLNLSKNSFSNSRKGKDTLPLFRQFFSSAFSLTHVSLAAMKLPPDVFRALLLGLTSNPHISDLHLDISGCELRCAGAAVLQELFPRVSSISTLDISDNGLDADLLTVLPALSRHHSLKHLHLGKNFNIKNRVLDEVLQKLVQLIQEEECALQTLSLTDSRLRSRGTVLVNALGSNTCLRKVDLSGNNMDDIGAKMLSKALQINTTLRSVTWDRNSTSAAGFLDVARALEHNFTLQYMPLPLSDISQAYRSAPERTEQALTKIQRALVRNNQTQRFSQRQALRLHQGLVTSTAEQVMERLCARVQQQVCLLRGVGEAEDIQAAKQVLKEARNSRALYPSLCELAHVLSVDGPVRQRLDSLAGELAKAADKELQVIVDSMVSLCRELCPLSSAAAERLSPPLSSVSDRVSVPRATIRTALMERAAQDVHRALEEVKLSVVSYLTNSIVDQILQELYATHKTLTRQVSHLKRWDGSCEDGTGWRFNRHRDSLDITEEELGTSIDTIAIKKRSSRTRRIRPVSTRLSLCDDSSSSPPPSIPSYSTPLSRSTSWEGLSELPTQGLPLHHVTRVRPRPPRRHKGGYLPAETCSENGGISPLDDGLPDFYTKRVLPDSQLSSLHNTHSLRRKKRRNVLAIFGFRRNRNQTNQESDVDFYGEHAVATAPSGAATENVYTLLQPPRAKAGSPGDRPDGKNTLVLSLPPPMSGIPYSVMAGSKHPFYSPIERSEKDAGPGDHPPKEADKYWADDKQRTSEVLQAEDIWLDTRTGERHVERRRSDERPGEAWTVDRHPDRQIDRQWTAERHTQWQIDRKMERQRLGGRQIDRSWSEGKQTDVQLDAQLTDRSVWKPDRHHFTPRPLPPYPSDRTPSPKQEVSAEVDAQGERRVSPDSCPEGWRSGYGGRAAPKPEPPPQSSKPNLSKLRQRHRVESSDTLPEEDDDVQREPAKKDQEKRRDQETQPPPIPEKPKATSYVTFLKEPAPERSLPPPPLPPPFGRHAHGLPDRAASQGEEGLRPQAPIKPQRNRKAMSCDAGTDRDSPNSIEKPPNRKPPEKKPRLPQNRNKSLDLSDSFNSTHGHSELV from the exons ATGGCCGCTAGAGAGATCACCGTTTTTGGCTTTGCCAGTGTGAACAAGGACATCACAG ACAGCATCAGGAAGATCATCGAGAAATCAACCATCAAGTTCATTTGCGGGATTAAGCTCGACACCAAGAGTGGTAAAACCGAGGACCGGATTCTG GTGCTGGCGACCTGGCGTCTCTACTTCCTGGCGCCCAAGATTCCCGCCAAG GTTGAAACCACGTTTAACTTCTTGGAGATCCGAGCTTTGAATTCACACCCCGATCACCAG GTCGTTATCGACACCGACAAGTCAACCTGCTGCCTGAGGTTCGAGTCACGTGACCACCTCAACCACGTGGTCAGCCACATCAATTATGCGCTCTCACGGATTTTCAACAACTCAGTGTTTGC ACCTTCCATCTGTCACTCCGATAGCGATCTCTCCGAGGGCAGCAGGAAGTATTCGCCCAGCTCGGAGACGTCGGTGGAAACTCAGCGGGCCTGCG GAGGATTTTCAGAAACGTACGCCGCGCTGTGTGACTATAATGGCATCAGCTGCAAGGAGGAAGTGCAGTGG GACGTGGACACCATCTACCACTCCCAGGACAACCGTGAGTTTAACCTGCTGGACTTTAGCCACCTTGAAAGCAG GGATCTGGCAGTGATTGTCGCATCAGTGGCGTACAACACGTGGTTCACTAAGCTGTACTGCAAAGACCTACGCTTG GGCTCGGAGGTGACCGAGCAGGTCCTGCACACGGTCAGTAAATCATCCAGCCTTGAAGAGATCACGCTGGAGAACGTCGGGTTGAAATC agacTTCCCACAGAAGATGTCGACCGCTCTCTCGGAGAACCCCGCCGCTGTCATCCACTCGCTCAACCTGGCCCACAACTCTCTGGACAACCAAG GCGTGGCCAGTCTGATCCAGCAAATGTGCCACCTCAGCAAGGGTCTGCGTCTCCTCAACCTCTCCAAGACCTCGCTCACCTCAAAAG GGGTGGTGTCGCTTTCTATGGCGCTCAACTCCAGTGACGAATACTCCAACTCGCTTCTGCACCTGGACCTGAGCAAGAACCCCGGAGTCCTGTCCGGGGACGACGCCTCG agcTTGTATCTGTTTTTGTCGCATCCCAACTGCCTGGTGCATCTGGATTTGTCGGGCACAGATTGCTCTGTGGACTCA CTATTCGGGGCTCTACTGAGGGGCTGTTGCGCTGATCTCTCCTTTCTCAATCTTTCCAAAAATTCCTTCTCAAACAG CAGGaaagggaaggacacactgccgTTGTTCCGTCAGTTCTTCAGCTCCGCCTTCAGCCTCACCCACGTCAGCCTGGCCGCCATGAAACTCCCCCCTGACGTCTTCAG GGCTCTGCTATTGGGCTTAACCTCCAACCCTCACATCAGTGACCTTCATCTGGACATCAGTGGCTGTGAG CTTCGATGTGCTGGCGCTGCCGTCCTGCAGGAGCTCTTCCCCAGAGTCTCTTCCATCTCCACTCTGGACATCTCAGACAACG GTTTGGATGCCGACTTGCTCACGGTTCTGCCCGCCCTCTCCCGACACCACTCGCTGAAACACCTTCATCTCGGCAAGAACTTCAACATCAAAAACAG AGTTTTGGATGAAGTCCTGCAGAAGTTGGTGCAGCTCATACAAGAAGAGGAATGT GCCCTGCAGACCTTGTCGCTGACCGACTCGCGCCTCCGTTCCCGGGGTACGGTTCTGGTCAACGCCCTGGGGAGCAACACCTGCCTGAGGAAGGTGGATCTGAGCGGCAACAACATGGACGACATCGGCGCCAAGATGCTGAGCAAAGCCCTGCAGATTAACACCACGCTCCG GAGCGTGACATGGGATCGCAACAGTACCTCTGCAGCGGGATTTCTTGACGTGGCCAGAGCACTTGAACA TAATTTCACCCTGCAGTACATGCCTCTCCCCCTGAGCGACATCAGTCAGGCGTACCGTAGCGCCCCCGAGAGGACGGAGCAGGCACTGACCAAG ATCCAACGAGCTCTGGTGAGGAACAACCAGACTCAGCGGTTCTCCCAGCGCCAGGCTCTGCGGCTGCATCAAGGCCTCGTCACCAGCACCGCAGAGCAG GTGATGGAGCGTCTGTGCGCACGCGTTCAGCAGCAGGTGTGCCTGCTACGAGGCGTCGGTGAAGCGGAGGATATTCAGGCGGCCAAGCAAGTGCTAAAGGAGGCCAGGAATTCCCGCGCG CTGTACCCCTCCCTGTGCGAGCTGGCGCACGTGCTCTCTGTGGACGGGCCGGTGCGACAACGTTTGGACTCGCTGGCTGGCGAGCTTGCCAAAGCTGCCGACAAAGAACTTCAG GTGATCGTCGATTCAATGGTGTCTCTCTGCCGTGAGCTCTGTCCTCTGTCGTCCGCCGCGGCGGAGCGACTGTCCCCGCCGCTCTCGTCCGTCTCGGACCGCGTGTCCGTACCTCGCGCCACCATTCGCACCGCCCTGATGGAAAGAGCAGCGCAGGACGTCCACCGAGCCTTAGA AGAAGTCAAGCTGTCCGTGGTGTCCTATCTCACCAACTCCATCGTGGACCAAATCCTGCAGGAGCTCTACGCCACCCACAAGACGCTG ACCCGGCAGGTGTCTCATCTGAAACGCTGGGATGGCTCGTGCGAAGACGGGACTGGCTGGAGGTTCAACAGACATAGAGACTCTCTGGACATCACTGAGGAGGAGCTCGGCACCAGTATA GACACAATAGCCATTAAGAAGCGCAGCTCGAGAACGAGACGAATACGACCCGTCTCCACCAGGCTGA GTCTCTGCGACGACTCCAGCTCCTCGCCGCCCCCTTCCATCCCGTCCTATTCCACACCTCTGTCCCGCTCAACCTCCTGGGAGGGCCTGTCTGAGTTGCCCACGCAGGGTCTGCCCCTCCACCACGTGACCAGAGTCCGCCCGAGACCTCCGCGCAGGCACAAAGGAGGATACCTTCCGGCTGAGACG TGTAGTGAAAATGGAggaataagcccgctggatgatgGACTGCCAGATTTCTATACTAAAAGAGTCCTTCCAGACAG TCAACTCTCCTCTTTGCACAACACGCACTCgctgaggaggaagaagaggaggaacgtGCTCGCCATCTTCGGTTTCCGCAGAAACCGCAACCAGACCAACCAGGAGTCGGACGTCGACTTTTACGGCGAGCACGCCGTTGCTACGGCACCATCGGG GGCAGCCACAGAGAACGTGTACACACTCCTCCAGCCCCCAAGGGCCAAAGCAGGGTCTCCCGGAGATAGACCCGATGGGAAGAATACTCTGGTTCTGAGTCTGCCACCACCCATGTCGGGCATTCCGTATTCAGTGATGGCAGGAAGCAAACACCCCTTTTACTCCCCCATTGAG CGCTCCGAAAAAGATGCGGGGCCCGGTGATCATCCGCCGAAAGAGGCCGACAAGTATTGGGCGGACGACAAGCAGAGGACCAGCGAGGTTCTGCAGGCCGAGGACATATGGCTGGACACCAGGACGGGCGAGCGGCACGTGGAGAGGCGGCGCTCGGACGAGAGGCCAGGGGAGGCGTGGACCGTGGACAGACACCCGGACCGACAAATAGACAGACAGTGGACGGCGGAGAGACACACGCAGTGGCAGATTGATCGCAAGATGGAGAGACAGCGGCTGGGCGGCAGGCAGATAGACCGCTCGTGGTCGGAAGGCAAGCAGACGGACGTGCAGCTAGATGCCCAGTTGACAGACAGAAGTGTCTGGAAGCCCGACAGACATCACTTCACTCCGAGGCCGTTGCCGCCGTACCCCTCGGACAGGACGCCCTCgcccaaacaggaagtgagcgcCGAGGTGGACGCACAGGGGGAAAGGCGGGTCAGTCCCGATTCTTGCCCGGAAGGGTGGAGGAGCGGCTACGGCGGGCGAGCGGCCCCCAAACCTGAACCCCCGCCGCAAAGTAGCAAACCCAATTTGTCCAAACTACGGCAGAGGCATCGGGTGGAGAGCTCAGACACACTACCTG AAGAAGATGACGATGTCCAGAGGGAACCGGCCAAGAAGGACCAGGAAAAAAGAAGAGACCAGGAGACTCAACCTCCGCCGATTCCCGAAAAG CCAAAGGCGACGTCGTACGTGACTTTCCTGAAAGAGCCTGCCCCGGAGAGGAGCTTGCCCCCTCCACCTTTGCCCCCTCCGTTCGGCAGACATGCGCACGGGCTGCCCGACAGAGCTGCCAGTCAAG GTGAAGAAGGATTGCGCCCTCAGGCACCTATCAAGCCTCAAAGGAACCGGAAAGCCATGTCGTGCGACGCAG GCACGGACAGGGACAGCCCCAATAGCATTGAGAAGCCCCCCAATCGCAAACCCCCAGAGAAAAAGCCTAGACTGCCCCAAAACAGAAATAAGTCACTGGACTTGTCTG ACAGCTTCAACTCAACACATGGTCACAGCGAGTTggtgtga
- the LOC125976259 gene encoding capping protein, Arp2/3 and myosin-I linker protein 3 isoform X1: MAAREITVFGFASVNKDITDSIRKIIEKSTIKFICGIKLDTKSGKTEDRILVLATWRLYFLAPKIPAKVETTFNFLEIRALNSHPDHQVVIDTDKSTCCLRFESRDHLNHVVSHINYALSRIFNNSVFAPSICHSDSDLSEGSRKYSPSSETSVETQRACGGFSETYAALCDYNGISCKEEVQWDVDTIYHSQDNREFNLLDFSHLESRDLAVIVASVAYNTWFTKLYCKDLRLGSEVTEQVLHTVSKSSSLEEITLENVGLKSDFPQKMSTALSENPAAVIHSLNLAHNSLDNQGVASLIQQMCHLSKGLRLLNLSKTSLTSKGVVSLSMALNSSDEYSNSLLHLDLSKNPGVLSGDDASSLYLFLSHPNCLVHLDLSGTDCSVDSLFGALLRGCCADLSFLNLSKNSFSNSRKGKDTLPLFRQFFSSAFSLTHVSLAAMKLPPDVFRALLLGLTSNPHISDLHLDISGCELRCAGAAVLQELFPRVSSISTLDISDNGLDADLLTVLPALSRHHSLKHLHLGKNFNIKNRVLDEVLQKLVQLIQEEECALQTLSLTDSRLRSRGTVLVNALGSNTCLRKVDLSGNNMDDIGAKMLSKALQINTTLRSVTWDRNSTSAAGFLDVARALEHNFTLQYMPLPLSDISQAYRSAPERTEQALTKIQRALVRNNQTQRFSQRQALRLHQGLVTSTAEQVMERLCARVQQQVCLLRGVGEAEDIQAAKQVLKEARNSRALYPSLCELAHVLSVDGPVRQRLDSLAGELAKAADKELQVIVDSMVSLCRELCPLSSAAAERLSPPLSSVSDRVSVPRATIRTALMERAAQDVHRALEEVKLSVVSYLTNSIVDQILQELYATHKTLTRQVSHLKRWDGSCEDGTGWRFNRHRDSLDITEEELGTSIDTIAIKKRSSRTRRIRPVSTRLSLCDDSSSSPPPSIPSYSTPLSRSTSWEGLSELPTQGLPLHHVTRVRPRPPRRHKGGYLPAETQCSENGGISPLDDGLPDFYTKRVLPDSQLSSLHNTHSLRRKKRRNVLAIFGFRRNRNQTNQESDVDFYGEHAVATAPSGAATENVYTLLQPPRAKAGSPGDRPDGKNTLVLSLPPPMSGIPYSVMAGSKHPFYSPIERSEKDAGPGDHPPKEADKYWADDKQRTSEVLQAEDIWLDTRTGERHVERRRSDERPGEAWTVDRHPDRQIDRQWTAERHTQWQIDRKMERQRLGGRQIDRSWSEGKQTDVQLDAQLTDRSVWKPDRHHFTPRPLPPYPSDRTPSPKQEVSAEVDAQGERRVSPDSCPEGWRSGYGGRAAPKPEPPPQSSKPNLSKLRQRHRVESSDTLPEEDDDVQREPAKKDQEKRRDQETQPPPIPEKPKATSYVTFLKEPAPERSLPPPPLPPPFGRHAHGLPDRAASQGEEGLRPQAPIKPQRNRKAMSCDAGTDRDSPNSIEKPPNRKPPEKKPRLPQNRNKSLDLSDSFNSTHGHSELV, translated from the exons ATGGCCGCTAGAGAGATCACCGTTTTTGGCTTTGCCAGTGTGAACAAGGACATCACAG ACAGCATCAGGAAGATCATCGAGAAATCAACCATCAAGTTCATTTGCGGGATTAAGCTCGACACCAAGAGTGGTAAAACCGAGGACCGGATTCTG GTGCTGGCGACCTGGCGTCTCTACTTCCTGGCGCCCAAGATTCCCGCCAAG GTTGAAACCACGTTTAACTTCTTGGAGATCCGAGCTTTGAATTCACACCCCGATCACCAG GTCGTTATCGACACCGACAAGTCAACCTGCTGCCTGAGGTTCGAGTCACGTGACCACCTCAACCACGTGGTCAGCCACATCAATTATGCGCTCTCACGGATTTTCAACAACTCAGTGTTTGC ACCTTCCATCTGTCACTCCGATAGCGATCTCTCCGAGGGCAGCAGGAAGTATTCGCCCAGCTCGGAGACGTCGGTGGAAACTCAGCGGGCCTGCG GAGGATTTTCAGAAACGTACGCCGCGCTGTGTGACTATAATGGCATCAGCTGCAAGGAGGAAGTGCAGTGG GACGTGGACACCATCTACCACTCCCAGGACAACCGTGAGTTTAACCTGCTGGACTTTAGCCACCTTGAAAGCAG GGATCTGGCAGTGATTGTCGCATCAGTGGCGTACAACACGTGGTTCACTAAGCTGTACTGCAAAGACCTACGCTTG GGCTCGGAGGTGACCGAGCAGGTCCTGCACACGGTCAGTAAATCATCCAGCCTTGAAGAGATCACGCTGGAGAACGTCGGGTTGAAATC agacTTCCCACAGAAGATGTCGACCGCTCTCTCGGAGAACCCCGCCGCTGTCATCCACTCGCTCAACCTGGCCCACAACTCTCTGGACAACCAAG GCGTGGCCAGTCTGATCCAGCAAATGTGCCACCTCAGCAAGGGTCTGCGTCTCCTCAACCTCTCCAAGACCTCGCTCACCTCAAAAG GGGTGGTGTCGCTTTCTATGGCGCTCAACTCCAGTGACGAATACTCCAACTCGCTTCTGCACCTGGACCTGAGCAAGAACCCCGGAGTCCTGTCCGGGGACGACGCCTCG agcTTGTATCTGTTTTTGTCGCATCCCAACTGCCTGGTGCATCTGGATTTGTCGGGCACAGATTGCTCTGTGGACTCA CTATTCGGGGCTCTACTGAGGGGCTGTTGCGCTGATCTCTCCTTTCTCAATCTTTCCAAAAATTCCTTCTCAAACAG CAGGaaagggaaggacacactgccgTTGTTCCGTCAGTTCTTCAGCTCCGCCTTCAGCCTCACCCACGTCAGCCTGGCCGCCATGAAACTCCCCCCTGACGTCTTCAG GGCTCTGCTATTGGGCTTAACCTCCAACCCTCACATCAGTGACCTTCATCTGGACATCAGTGGCTGTGAG CTTCGATGTGCTGGCGCTGCCGTCCTGCAGGAGCTCTTCCCCAGAGTCTCTTCCATCTCCACTCTGGACATCTCAGACAACG GTTTGGATGCCGACTTGCTCACGGTTCTGCCCGCCCTCTCCCGACACCACTCGCTGAAACACCTTCATCTCGGCAAGAACTTCAACATCAAAAACAG AGTTTTGGATGAAGTCCTGCAGAAGTTGGTGCAGCTCATACAAGAAGAGGAATGT GCCCTGCAGACCTTGTCGCTGACCGACTCGCGCCTCCGTTCCCGGGGTACGGTTCTGGTCAACGCCCTGGGGAGCAACACCTGCCTGAGGAAGGTGGATCTGAGCGGCAACAACATGGACGACATCGGCGCCAAGATGCTGAGCAAAGCCCTGCAGATTAACACCACGCTCCG GAGCGTGACATGGGATCGCAACAGTACCTCTGCAGCGGGATTTCTTGACGTGGCCAGAGCACTTGAACA TAATTTCACCCTGCAGTACATGCCTCTCCCCCTGAGCGACATCAGTCAGGCGTACCGTAGCGCCCCCGAGAGGACGGAGCAGGCACTGACCAAG ATCCAACGAGCTCTGGTGAGGAACAACCAGACTCAGCGGTTCTCCCAGCGCCAGGCTCTGCGGCTGCATCAAGGCCTCGTCACCAGCACCGCAGAGCAG GTGATGGAGCGTCTGTGCGCACGCGTTCAGCAGCAGGTGTGCCTGCTACGAGGCGTCGGTGAAGCGGAGGATATTCAGGCGGCCAAGCAAGTGCTAAAGGAGGCCAGGAATTCCCGCGCG CTGTACCCCTCCCTGTGCGAGCTGGCGCACGTGCTCTCTGTGGACGGGCCGGTGCGACAACGTTTGGACTCGCTGGCTGGCGAGCTTGCCAAAGCTGCCGACAAAGAACTTCAG GTGATCGTCGATTCAATGGTGTCTCTCTGCCGTGAGCTCTGTCCTCTGTCGTCCGCCGCGGCGGAGCGACTGTCCCCGCCGCTCTCGTCCGTCTCGGACCGCGTGTCCGTACCTCGCGCCACCATTCGCACCGCCCTGATGGAAAGAGCAGCGCAGGACGTCCACCGAGCCTTAGA AGAAGTCAAGCTGTCCGTGGTGTCCTATCTCACCAACTCCATCGTGGACCAAATCCTGCAGGAGCTCTACGCCACCCACAAGACGCTG ACCCGGCAGGTGTCTCATCTGAAACGCTGGGATGGCTCGTGCGAAGACGGGACTGGCTGGAGGTTCAACAGACATAGAGACTCTCTGGACATCACTGAGGAGGAGCTCGGCACCAGTATA GACACAATAGCCATTAAGAAGCGCAGCTCGAGAACGAGACGAATACGACCCGTCTCCACCAGGCTGA GTCTCTGCGACGACTCCAGCTCCTCGCCGCCCCCTTCCATCCCGTCCTATTCCACACCTCTGTCCCGCTCAACCTCCTGGGAGGGCCTGTCTGAGTTGCCCACGCAGGGTCTGCCCCTCCACCACGTGACCAGAGTCCGCCCGAGACCTCCGCGCAGGCACAAAGGAGGATACCTTCCGGCTGAGACG CAGTGTAGTGAAAATGGAggaataagcccgctggatgatgGACTGCCAGATTTCTATACTAAAAGAGTCCTTCCAGACAG TCAACTCTCCTCTTTGCACAACACGCACTCgctgaggaggaagaagaggaggaacgtGCTCGCCATCTTCGGTTTCCGCAGAAACCGCAACCAGACCAACCAGGAGTCGGACGTCGACTTTTACGGCGAGCACGCCGTTGCTACGGCACCATCGGG GGCAGCCACAGAGAACGTGTACACACTCCTCCAGCCCCCAAGGGCCAAAGCAGGGTCTCCCGGAGATAGACCCGATGGGAAGAATACTCTGGTTCTGAGTCTGCCACCACCCATGTCGGGCATTCCGTATTCAGTGATGGCAGGAAGCAAACACCCCTTTTACTCCCCCATTGAG CGCTCCGAAAAAGATGCGGGGCCCGGTGATCATCCGCCGAAAGAGGCCGACAAGTATTGGGCGGACGACAAGCAGAGGACCAGCGAGGTTCTGCAGGCCGAGGACATATGGCTGGACACCAGGACGGGCGAGCGGCACGTGGAGAGGCGGCGCTCGGACGAGAGGCCAGGGGAGGCGTGGACCGTGGACAGACACCCGGACCGACAAATAGACAGACAGTGGACGGCGGAGAGACACACGCAGTGGCAGATTGATCGCAAGATGGAGAGACAGCGGCTGGGCGGCAGGCAGATAGACCGCTCGTGGTCGGAAGGCAAGCAGACGGACGTGCAGCTAGATGCCCAGTTGACAGACAGAAGTGTCTGGAAGCCCGACAGACATCACTTCACTCCGAGGCCGTTGCCGCCGTACCCCTCGGACAGGACGCCCTCgcccaaacaggaagtgagcgcCGAGGTGGACGCACAGGGGGAAAGGCGGGTCAGTCCCGATTCTTGCCCGGAAGGGTGGAGGAGCGGCTACGGCGGGCGAGCGGCCCCCAAACCTGAACCCCCGCCGCAAAGTAGCAAACCCAATTTGTCCAAACTACGGCAGAGGCATCGGGTGGAGAGCTCAGACACACTACCTG AAGAAGATGACGATGTCCAGAGGGAACCGGCCAAGAAGGACCAGGAAAAAAGAAGAGACCAGGAGACTCAACCTCCGCCGATTCCCGAAAAG CCAAAGGCGACGTCGTACGTGACTTTCCTGAAAGAGCCTGCCCCGGAGAGGAGCTTGCCCCCTCCACCTTTGCCCCCTCCGTTCGGCAGACATGCGCACGGGCTGCCCGACAGAGCTGCCAGTCAAG GTGAAGAAGGATTGCGCCCTCAGGCACCTATCAAGCCTCAAAGGAACCGGAAAGCCATGTCGTGCGACGCAG GCACGGACAGGGACAGCCCCAATAGCATTGAGAAGCCCCCCAATCGCAAACCCCCAGAGAAAAAGCCTAGACTGCCCCAAAACAGAAATAAGTCACTGGACTTGTCTG ACAGCTTCAACTCAACACATGGTCACAGCGAGTTggtgtga